A section of the Eublepharis macularius isolate TG4126 chromosome 1, MPM_Emac_v1.0, whole genome shotgun sequence genome encodes:
- the CCDC167 gene encoding coiled-coil domain-containing protein 167 yields the protein MPKEKGESFSVAQEIDSLEEKLSQCRESLEEVDFKLRRKELTPERRKSLEKEKNLLAAKAENYEKDLKMLRQENRKNAALSVALVLLVVVIYTCWTM from the exons ATGCCTAAGGAGAAGGGAGAGTCTTTCAGCGTGGCTCAGGAG ATAGATAGCCTTGAGGAGAAGCTATCCCAGTGCAGAGAGAGTTTGGAAGAAGTGGATTTCAAGCTACGGAGAAAAGAACTAACTCCTGAGAGAAG AAAGTCCCTGGAGAAGGAGAAAAACCTGCTAGCAGCTAAAGCTGAAAACTATG AGAAAGATCTGAAAATGCTTCGTCAGGAAAATCGCAAGAATGCAGCACTCTCAGTGGCCCTTGTGCTTTTGGTGGTAGTTATTTATACCTGCTGGACAATGTAA